One part of the Muntiacus reevesi chromosome 20, mMunRee1.1, whole genome shotgun sequence genome encodes these proteins:
- the MYLK4 gene encoding myosin light chain kinase family member 4 isoform X4: protein MDLSLRRKGVWIAGGLCLLSSPVLWRVLRSVMTRGGHRQAPALEDTQAKEQVWSLPGLEDSAAPAAEERTAAPAERSSQKNLPSSEEETFNKLDEKQAEETPASLAQRSSAAFQTERPHGEPADSALRNSAEPRDSEDGRGTSCPGSLSRREAHSSGAERGSADKSESLVFEGEEKGLRSKGEPGDRGSKEDGGCEIPHGTGLDRSSNKEQCVDRTNGGQLHERHVSSVKAAPPSRAVGKAATRPALQKADPTEALGGEKRRGGEESLVQEESKKSKIDAVGRGAGDMRSTPQASRAGDSLQGRAPEPAGAEAPRQQALETPLADAPAPPAPFDHRIVTARQAAVSSFYTVSSTGILGGGRFGQVHKCEEKATGLKLAAKIIKTRGVKDKDDVRNEISVMNQLDHVNLIQLYDAFESKNDIVLVMEYVDGGELFDRIIDDNRSLTEFDTILFIRQICEGIRHMHQMYILHLDLKPENILCVNRDTKQIKIIDFGLARRYKPREKLKVNFGTPEFLAPEVVNYDFVSFPTDMWSVGVITYMLLSGLSPFLGDDDAETLNNILACRWDLEEQEFQDISEEAREFISKLLIKEKSWRISASEALKHPWLSDHKLHSRLRTQKRKKCCPDAQELVTK from the exons GCTAAGGAGCAAGTGTGGTCACTCCCTGGCCTGGAGGACTCAGCAGCGCCTGCCGCCGAGGAAAGGACAGCGGCCCCCGCAG AGAGATCTTCCCAGAAGAACCTGCCCTCCTCTGAGGAAGAAACGTTTAACAAGCTCGACGAGAAGCAGGCCGAGGAGACCCCTGCGTCTCTAGCTCAGAGAAGTTCCGCCGCATTTCAGACAGAAAGACCCCATGGTGAACCGGCAGATTCTGCCCTCAGAAATTCCGCAGAGCCGAGAGACAGTGAGGACGGAAGAGGCACTTCATGTCCAGGGAGCCTGAGCCGACGGGAAGCTCACAGCTCTGGAGCTGAGCGAGGCTCTGcggataaaagtgaaagtctgGTGTTCGAAGGGGAGGAAAAGGGGCTTCGCTCTAAGGGAGAGCCTGGTGACAGAGGATCTAAAGAAGATGGAGGATGCGAGATTCCACACGGAACAGGGCTGGACAGGAGTTCAAATAAAGAGCAGTGTGTTGATAGAACAAATGGTGGTCAACTCCACGAAAG GCATGTCAGCTCCGTAAAAGCCGCGCCCCCGTCACGAGCCGTGGGAAAGGCAGCGACAAGACCTGCCTTGCAGAAAGCTGATCCAACAGAGGCCTTGGGAGGCGAGAAGAGGAGAGGCGGCGAGGAGAGCTTGGTCCAGGAGGAGAGCAAGAAGAGCAAGATAGATGCAGTGGGTAGAGGAGCCGGGGACATGCGGAGCACACCGCAAGCCAGCCGCGCCGGGGACTCCCTGCAAGGCAGAGCCCCCGAGCCCGCTGGAGCAGAGGCCCCCAGGCAGCAAGCTCTGGAGACCCCCCTGG CCGACGCCCCGGCACCGCCCGCGCCCTTCGACCACCGCATCGTGACGGCCAGGCAGGCCGCGGTCAGCAGCTTCTACACCGTGAGCAGCACCGGGATCTTAGGGGG CGGGCGCTTTGGCCAAGTTCACAAGTGTGAGGAGAAGGCCACGGGCCTGAAGCTGGCGGCCAAGATAATCAAGACCAGGGGCGTGAAGGACAAG GACGACGTGAGGAACGAGATCAGCGTCATGAACCAGCTGGACCACGTGAACCTCATCCAGCTCTACGACGCTTTCGAGTCTAAGAACGACATCGTCCTGGTCATGGAGTA CGTGGACGGAGGCGAGCTCTTCGACCGCATCATCGACGACAACCGCAGCCTGACGGAGTTCGACACCATCCTGTTCATCAGGCAGATATGCGAGGGGATAAGACACATGCACCAGATGTATATCCTGCACTTGGACCTGAAG CCTGAgaacatcctgtgtgtgaatcgggacactaaacaaataaaaattattgactTTGGATTGGCCAGAAG GTACAAACCCAgagagaagctgaaggtgaacttTGGAACTCCTGAATTCCTCGCCCCTGAGGTTGTGAACTACGATTTTGTCTCCTTCCCCACTGACATGTGGAGTGTGGGCGTCATCACCTACATGCT ACTCAGCGGCTTGTCCCCCTTCCTGGGTGACGACGATGCTGAGACCCTGAACAACATCCTGGCCTGCAGGTGGGACCTGGAGGAACAAGAGTTCCAGGACATCTCGGAGGAGGCCCGGGAGTTCATCTCCAAGCTTCTCATTAAGGAGAAGAG CTGGAGAATCAGCGCGAGTGAGGCCCTCAAGCACCCGTGGCTGTCGGACCACAAGCTCCACTCCAGGCTCCGCACGCAG